In the Solibacillus sp. FSL K6-1523 genome, one interval contains:
- a CDS encoding pseudouridine synthase produces the protein MRLDKLLANMGYGSRKEVKVLLKQKAVTVEGEVVKDSAMHVDPVKQNVAVFGERVEYVEFIYIMMHKPPGVISATEDRYDQTVIDLLDPYVQHFQPFPVGRLDKDTEGLLLITNDGNLAHNLLSPKKHVPKWYYAKIDGVVTEADIEAFANGVMLDDGYETKPGELVILSSGAESEIELMIQEGKFHQVKRMFEAVGKKVTYLKRISMGPLQLDAELELGDYRELTEEELSALIKHNA, from the coding sequence ATGCGTTTAGATAAATTATTAGCTAATATGGGCTATGGTTCGCGCAAAGAAGTAAAAGTTTTATTGAAACAAAAGGCAGTTACAGTTGAAGGGGAAGTTGTAAAGGATTCAGCGATGCATGTCGATCCCGTTAAGCAAAATGTCGCTGTTTTCGGAGAGCGTGTAGAGTATGTAGAATTTATTTATATTATGATGCATAAACCACCGGGCGTTATTTCTGCGACAGAGGACCGTTATGATCAAACGGTTATTGATTTATTAGATCCATATGTACAGCATTTTCAGCCGTTTCCAGTAGGACGTTTGGATAAAGATACAGAAGGCTTGCTATTAATTACGAATGATGGCAATCTCGCGCATAATTTACTATCACCTAAAAAACATGTGCCAAAATGGTATTATGCAAAAATTGATGGCGTCGTTACAGAAGCAGATATTGAAGCATTTGCAAACGGTGTGATGCTCGATGATGGCTATGAAACAAAACCAGGAGAGTTAGTCATTTTATCATCTGGAGCCGAGTCGGAAATTGAATTGATGATTCAAGAAGGAAAGTTTCATCAGGTGAAGCGCATGTTTGAAGCGGTAGGGAAAAAGGTAACGTATTTAAAACGTATATCGATGGGGCCGTTGCAATTAGATGCAGAGCTTGAACTAGGGGATTACCGTGAATTAACGGAAGAAGAGTTATCGGCATTAATAAAACATAACGCCTAA